Proteins from one Impatiens glandulifera chromosome 2, dImpGla2.1, whole genome shotgun sequence genomic window:
- the LOC124924735 gene encoding uncharacterized protein LOC124924735 — protein sequence MTSGSVMTDISGSIGIEEEQKENEKVNNVELEQDNVELEQDNVELEQDNVELEQKKIENEIVEDPPIENAIVEKEAKKVGKKVGKKKDENDEDELEIVNTPPPLPKKVILVTRRNRRPKNDPDFTDPNLKQPKLKDPITVNPLLKYDDQLLHQLQTWLKDPNTDNNKIELHTILGDKALFRRMLKRFTWLTDDEIDAGCFILRRRAWVYPKTYKKNFFIGDCWLHTRFTAEYAAFNKSRIEFDIENFFEYFLGDESNYRNSWKVCDDIYIPLNIKDVHWILCVVRLQQWRVDVYDCDPGCYANLDEFVLPMCQMIPVIFDKELPLEDKQRFPMLNPDSVLPYTRRPESEVPKATKSGDCGVFVLMYIEYLTAGLNLSEVTSNEMKAWREKWAVRLFHGIVDP from the exons atgacttctGGTTCGGTTATGACAGATATCTCTGGTTCTATTGGGATCG aagaggagCAAAAGGAGAATGAGAAGGTTAATAATGTTGAATTGGAGCAAGACAATGTTGAATTGGAGCAAGACAATGTTGAATTGGAGCAAGACAATGTTGAATTGGAGCAGAAGAAGATTGAGAATGAGATTGTTGAGGATCCGCCGATAGAGAATGCCATTGTCGAGAAAGAGGCC AAAAAGGTGGGGAAGAAGGTTGGGAAGAAGAAAGACGAAAATGACGAAGATGAACTGGAAATAGTGAatactcctcctcctcttcctaagAAAGTCATATTGGTCACGAGAAGGAATAGGAGGCCGAAGAATGATCCAGATTTCACCGACCCCAATCTAAAACAGCCCAAGTTAAAAGATCCTATCACCGTCAATCCACTTCTAAAATATGACgatcaacttcttcatcaattgcaaacatggcttaaagatccaAACACTGACAACAACAAAATTGAGCTCCATACTATATTAGGTGATAAGGCATTATTTCGCCGAATGCTAAAAAGGTTCACCTGGCTGACTGATGAT GAAATCGATGCAGGTTGCTTCATTCTGAGAAGAAGAGCTTGGGTATATCCAAAGACATATAAGAAGAACTTCTTTATTGGAGATTGTTGGCTCCACACCAGGTTCACTGCTGAGTACGCTGCGTTTAACAAAAGTCGTATTGAGTTTGACATTGAAAACTTTTTCGAATACTTCTTGGGCGATGAAAGCAACTATAGGAATAGTTGGAAAGTAtgcgatgatatatatattcctttgaaCATCAAAGACGTCCACTGGATACTTTGTGTTGTCCGTCTACAGCAATGGCGCGTAGACGTATATGACTGCGATCCTGGATGTTATGCTAATCTTGATGAGTTTGTGCTACCGATGTGCCAAATGATTCCGGTTATATTTGATAAGGAATTGCCTCTTGAAGATAAACAACGATTTCCTATGCTCAACCCTGATTCCGTTTTGCCATACACAAGACGTCCAGAGTCAGAAGTTCCCAAAGCAACTAAGAGTGGAGATTGTGGTGTATTTGTACTTATGTATATTGAGTACTTGACTGCAGGTCTGAATCTATCAGAAGTGACCTCAAATGAGATGAAAGCTtggagagaaaagtgggcagtgaGGTTATTTCATGGAATTGTAGATCCATAg